From a region of the Pseudanabaena sp. ABRG5-3 genome:
- a CDS encoding TVP38/TMEM64 family protein: MNKKLLISILALTVISSWITFTHIDGFNQIQDIVQAAGLWGYGIFVIAYAIATLLILPVTAFNIAGGALYGGVAGLLLTSLGALLSALLGFILARSLSPEFTEKFAATNERWSTVSANLVSGGIAYSFAARLLPLIPYGVVSFAAGLSPIKRRDYLLGTLLGTPLGIAPFVFLGSTGVEMSTSHDVLPLLASSMGLAILIVVGTWYRSRSQQS, translated from the coding sequence GTGAATAAAAAGCTGCTAATTAGTATATTGGCTCTCACTGTGATTAGTAGCTGGATTACCTTTACTCACATTGATGGGTTTAACCAGATTCAGGATATTGTCCAAGCTGCGGGACTGTGGGGCTATGGGATTTTTGTAATTGCCTATGCGATCGCCACTTTACTGATTTTGCCTGTGACAGCCTTTAATATTGCGGGTGGGGCGCTTTATGGTGGTGTGGCAGGTTTATTACTGACTTCCTTAGGAGCTTTACTTTCAGCATTGCTAGGTTTTATTCTGGCGCGATCGCTGAGCCCAGAATTCACAGAAAAATTTGCGGCAACCAATGAGCGATGGTCAACGGTGAGTGCAAATCTTGTATCAGGAGGGATCGCCTATTCCTTTGCTGCAAGGTTACTACCCCTAATTCCCTACGGTGTGGTTAGTTTTGCCGCAGGTTTGAGTCCGATTAAGCGTCGCGATTATTTACTGGGAACTTTGCTAGGTACACCTTTAGGGATTGCGCCCTTTGTGTTTTTAGGTAGTACAGGAGTAGAAATGAGTACAAGTCATGATGTACTACCTTTGCTGGCGAGTAGTATGGGGCTAGCAATATTGATTGTAGTAGGGACATGGTACAGATCCAGATCCCAGCAAAGCTAA
- a CDS encoding phospholipid carrier-dependent glycosyltransferase — MQNIENNLNKNVDSLGQSRSQGWDWYLVLGSLGIFAIALFLHFWQLGKIPYPVFDESLFGQYAKEYLEGNPTWEGHPPLGKYFIMLGLLLFGQNEIGFRILSASFGSVLPLLVIGLVYRLTAKRNFALLSGLFLFSDGLFLVESRLALLNVFLVAFGLVSQMFVLGGLAAQGKLRTFLLCCAGLMLGATASVKWNGLGFSLLLFLVILLVWAIAKFFPKNLAKLGILAELTKLHWWQYLLCFVFMPIAFYLVQWIPLFLLNSGGSVAENAWQALNGFPKFLVAVHKHILWWHSTDIVTSIDPDHPAHPYCSSAISWAVLARPVGYYFQSQNEFFAVIQGLGNPLLWWFSTLAIVIITFGSILPQFRKSTNLGSTNYLLLGYFANYVPWLIVKRCLFLYHYMSAAVFSFVALAWLVCQMLEQKGIIRYLGYGIIATVIVSQIFFMPIWLGIPILPSEFYQRMWFMPDRIAGFNWI; from the coding sequence ATGCAGAACATAGAAAACAACCTCAATAAGAATGTTGATAGCCTTGGGCAAAGCCGATCGCAAGGATGGGATTGGTATTTGGTGTTAGGAAGCTTAGGAATATTTGCGATCGCCTTATTTCTCCATTTTTGGCAACTAGGCAAAATTCCCTATCCTGTTTTCGATGAATCCCTATTTGGGCAATATGCTAAAGAATATCTAGAAGGAAACCCCACTTGGGAAGGTCATCCACCCTTGGGGAAATACTTCATTATGTTGGGGTTACTACTTTTTGGACAGAATGAAATTGGCTTTCGGATTCTCAGCGCAAGTTTTGGATCGGTTCTGCCCCTATTGGTGATTGGGCTAGTTTATCGTCTTACGGCAAAACGGAACTTTGCGCTGTTGTCAGGTTTATTTCTATTCAGCGATGGCTTGTTTTTGGTTGAGTCGCGTTTAGCCCTACTCAATGTATTTTTAGTTGCCTTTGGGCTAGTCTCACAGATGTTTGTGCTAGGGGGATTAGCGGCTCAGGGCAAACTACGCACATTTCTGCTATGTTGTGCGGGACTGATGCTAGGAGCAACTGCTTCGGTGAAGTGGAACGGCTTAGGATTTAGCCTATTGCTATTTTTAGTTATTCTGCTCGTATGGGCGATCGCCAAATTCTTCCCCAAAAATCTTGCCAAGCTGGGGATACTTGCCGAACTTACCAAACTGCATTGGTGGCAATATCTCCTATGCTTTGTCTTCATGCCGATCGCCTTTTATCTAGTGCAGTGGATTCCCCTATTTTTACTAAATTCGGGTGGGAGCGTTGCCGAAAATGCTTGGCAGGCGCTCAATGGTTTTCCAAAATTCCTAGTTGCAGTTCACAAACATATTCTCTGGTGGCATTCTACTGATATTGTCACCAGCATCGATCCTGACCATCCCGCCCATCCTTACTGCTCCTCAGCAATTTCTTGGGCAGTTTTAGCCAGACCCGTTGGTTATTATTTTCAAAGTCAAAATGAATTTTTTGCCGTGATCCAAGGGCTGGGTAATCCGCTTTTGTGGTGGTTCTCGACCTTGGCGATCGTCATCATCACCTTTGGTTCGATTTTGCCACAATTTCGGAAGTCCACGAATCTTGGTAGCACCAACTATTTACTACTGGGATATTTCGCCAACTATGTTCCTTGGCTAATTGTAAAGCGCTGCCTATTTCTCTATCACTATATGTCTGCTGCGGTATTTAGCTTTGTAGCTCTCGCATGGCTAGTCTGCCAAATGCTGGAGCAGAAAGGCATAATTCGTTATTTAGGCTATGGAATTATTGCTACCGTGATCGTCAGCCAGATTTTCTTTATGCCGATTTGGTTAGGAATCCCCATCTTACCCAGTGAGTTCTATCAGCGCATGTGGTTTATGCCCGATAGAATTGCAGGATTTAACTGGATTTAA